The Pseudodesulfovibrio senegalensis genome contains the following window.
AGGAATAGCATGGCCCATGGCCGTTCTTCCATAACGTTGCAAACGGACCTGCCCGGGCTGCTGCCTTGGCAGGTCTTTTTTTTGTCGTTGGTGTTTGGCGTCATGGCTGTTCGGTATCCTGTTGCCGCTCTCGTCGCCTGGTTTTGCCTTGGAGCAGTGGACCATTTGTTGCGGTACGGCCGTTTTTTTTCGGGCCGGTGGTGGGCGTGTCTGTTGCTGGCGTTGCTGTCCGGTTTTGTTGTCGGCACCCTGTCATTGCCTGCTCCTGCGCCGCCTGTTCCCGAATGGATGGAGCAACGCCGTATGGTTACGCTTTCCGGTGTTGTTGATCAGGTGGTGACCCGCCCGGAGCACAAACTGAAGATCGTGCTTGAGGATATCGCATGCATTGTGCCGCAGGGGGAGCGGGAAACACTTGCCGGGAAGTTGGTCTGGACGTGGCAATATCCCGGGCATCGGCCCGAACCCGGGCAGCGTGTGCGTTTACATGTTCGGCCGCGTCCGGTGCGTGGGTTTCGTAACGCGGGCGTGTGGGATTATGCGTGGTACTGGCGGTTGCGCGGAGTTTACTGGCAGGCGTGGACCCGGGGGAAGCGCAATGCTCCACAATGGGGACCGGCTCCGCAAAATGTTTCATGGGCTGTTCGGGAGAAGGTCGGCATGACGGTGCGTACCGCCGTGCCCGAAACGCAGGGCGGGGCCTTGGTGCATGCCCTGCTGACCGGGGACAGAAGCCAACTGAGCACAAAAACGGTTCGGGCCATGCGCCGGGCCGGACTTTCGCATACCCTTGCCCTTTCCGGCCTGCATGTGGGGTTCATGGCACTCATGGGTGTGGGGCTTGCCTTCATGGGGGGATGGGTTTGGCCGGATATCTATCTGCATGTGCCACGGCCCCGTCTGGCCGTTCTCCTGGCTGCGCCACTGGTGTTTTTTTATGTCTGGCTTGGCCAGCCTTCAGCGTCCCTGTTGCGGGCTGGGATCATGTTTGGCTTTTGGGGAGCCCTGTTGTGGGCCGGTCGTGGCCGCGTATTGCTGGACGGACTGTTTGCGGCTCTGGCCGTGCTTGTTCTGTTCGATCCCACGTCCGTTTTCGATTTGAGCATGCAAATGTCCGGCGTTGCCGTGGCAGGTATCGCCGTATTGTTTCCGTTGTCGTTGCACATGCTGCCTTCGGGGCATGGCCTTTTCTCGCGCGTGTTCCGTTGGGCCGGGGCCCTTCTGTGCATCAGCGTTTGCGCCAATCTTGCCTTGTTGCCGCTCCTCTCGTGGAATTTCGGCATGGTGGCGCTCAATCCTTTGTTGAATCTGGTCTGGATTCCGCTTCTTGGATGTGCGGTCATGCCGCTGGGGGTGCTTGGAACCCTTTGTTCGCTTGTTTTCGGGTGGACTCTGCCATTGGTTTTTTCTGCGCGGATAGCCGACGGCATGCTGAAAATGTTATACTATGCGGGAGATTCGGGTTTTTCTCCTCTGGTGGCAGTGTTGCGTCCTCTCTGGCCTGAAATTCTGGGATTTGCCTTGTTGATGCTCGGAATGCTGATTGCCGTGCGCCGTGCCGGACACAGGAGTTTGCCGGTCATGGGGGTGGCCGGGCTTGTGCTGCTGGTCGGTCCCCATTGGCAGGTTGCCATGCACGATGCGCAGGATAGGGCGAGTCTGACCATGCTGGACGTGGGGCAGGGACAGGCCGTGTTGGTGTCGTTGCCCGGTGGACGGCGGTATCTCGTGGATGGGGGCGGTACTGCCAGCCGCACTTTTGACATCGGCGAGGCGGTGGTCGGTCCTTTCCTTTCCGGTGGTCGCGCGCCTCGGTTGGAAGGCGTATTGTTGTCCCATTCCGACTATGACCACTCGCAGGGGTTGTGTCACATTCTCGAATATTTTGATGTGAACGTGCTGTACGCCAATAGGCCGTTGCCTTCCGGAAGCACCGGGCAGCGCATGCAGGCCGCTGTCAGCAGGGCCGGGCTGGTTGCCCGGGGCCTGTATGCCGGTGGGCGCATTGAACTCGGCAACGGCTATTCTTTTGAGTGTTTCAATCCGGTGGGCGACTCCGTATCGGCTTCGGTCAATGACCGTTCTCAGGTTGTGCGTCTGGAGTGCGAAGGGCGGGGACTGGCTCTTTTGTGTGGCGACGTGGAATCACCGGTGTTGGAGAGGCTGGCCCGTGGGACGAATGATTTGAGGTGTTCTGTTCTGGTTGTGCCGCATCACGGCAGCAGGGGCAGCTTGGCCCCTGCGTTTTATGACGTGGTGGGGGCGCGATACGCTGTCTGTTCATGCGGGTATCTCAATCGGTATGGTTTTCCAGCAAAGGATGTTGTCCGCGCATTGCAGCGGCGAGGTACTGCATTGTGGACCACGGCGGATTGCGGCATGATTCGGGTAACGTGGCCACGGGGCAATGCCGGGAACATGAACATGTGGTTCGAGGCCGGGGCAGGAGTCAAATAATGCCGGGTAGGCGGAAGAGGTTTTTTTACGGCCCATTCGGGCGGCGCTTGTAGGCCTTTGGTTCTTGGGGTACCTTTGTCCGGAACGGAAAAAATCAGGGAAGCGTGTTGATGCAAGACGGATTGGAGTCGATTCGTGATGCCGTGGAACGGGTGCCTGCTTTGCATTCAAGTGTGCGAACGCTGATGCGCATGTCGGGCGGCGAGGTGTATCCGCGACTGGATCTGGTCGAGGCAATTGACAGTGATCCCGTCTTTTCCCTGAAGATACTGCGATTGGCCAATTCCTGTTTTTTCGGCATGCCGCAGGAAATGACCTCGATCCGGCAGGTCGGCGTGCTGCTGGGCATGGGAATGCTGCAAAGCGTTGCCCTCGGTCTTGCGGTTATTGCGGC
Protein-coding sequences here:
- a CDS encoding DNA internalization-related competence protein ComEC/Rec2, translating into MAHGRSSITLQTDLPGLLPWQVFFLSLVFGVMAVRYPVAALVAWFCLGAVDHLLRYGRFFSGRWWACLLLALLSGFVVGTLSLPAPAPPVPEWMEQRRMVTLSGVVDQVVTRPEHKLKIVLEDIACIVPQGERETLAGKLVWTWQYPGHRPEPGQRVRLHVRPRPVRGFRNAGVWDYAWYWRLRGVYWQAWTRGKRNAPQWGPAPQNVSWAVREKVGMTVRTAVPETQGGALVHALLTGDRSQLSTKTVRAMRRAGLSHTLALSGLHVGFMALMGVGLAFMGGWVWPDIYLHVPRPRLAVLLAAPLVFFYVWLGQPSASLLRAGIMFGFWGALLWAGRGRVLLDGLFAALAVLVLFDPTSVFDLSMQMSGVAVAGIAVLFPLSLHMLPSGHGLFSRVFRWAGALLCISVCANLALLPLLSWNFGMVALNPLLNLVWIPLLGCAVMPLGVLGTLCSLVFGWTLPLVFSARIADGMLKMLYYAGDSGFSPLVAVLRPLWPEILGFALLMLGMLIAVRRAGHRSLPVMGVAGLVLLVGPHWQVAMHDAQDRASLTMLDVGQGQAVLVSLPGGRRYLVDGGGTASRTFDIGEAVVGPFLSGGRAPRLEGVLLSHSDYDHSQGLCHILEYFDVNVLYANRPLPSGSTGQRMQAAVSRAGLVARGLYAGGRIELGNGYSFECFNPVGDSVSASVNDRSQVVRLECEGRGLALLCGDVESPVLERLARGTNDLRCSVLVVPHHGSRGSLAPAFYDVVGARYAVCSCGYLNRYGFPAKDVVRALQRRGTALWTTADCGMIRVTWPRGNAGNMNMWFEAGAGVK